The following proteins come from a genomic window of Miscanthus floridulus cultivar M001 chromosome 2, ASM1932011v1, whole genome shotgun sequence:
- the LOC136536178 gene encoding uncharacterized protein produces MRHPTDSKAWKHVDNKYGWFAKEARNIRLGLASDGFNPFGMQNVTYTTWPVILIPYNLPPWLFEKQPYWIMSMLIPSPKSLGMNIDVYLRPLIDELKDLWEKGIDTWDDKKLLPLVVRKILPKEVVMPLIQLSRFFSALCSKELVEEDLDKLSSSIKETLCQLEMVFPPALFDIMIHLSVHLAEEAKLGGPMCYRWMYPIERCLRTVKGYVRNKAHPKGSIAEGYIAKECLTFCSRFLDVDTKLNHAYHHESTIVNELPSGLSITKLYRKGEASELMYDLSQGPDHRACVFNRCYINNWLFRTTTIERNLITQNSGVLVRGDGTTNNMTWYGVIRRMISLEFPAQKEVLLFQCDWYDVPAASTSRSRGYSRDKYGVIDIDTCRFRYSNKPYILATQAEPVFFVNLVNKPGWSSVVAVRPRNLFAMPEAENEGDMEVDLLDVGIQDMNLLGPNEDLSNWTRPDKEGTTGDASIINQVRGEAVLKPDDAILLDDDDDEDDTNIDDGVVAPVVVESIEDDFFV; encoded by the exons ATGCGTCACCCTACTGACTCAAAGGCATGGAAGCATGTGGATAACAAGTATGGTTGGTTTGCAAAGGAAGCTCGTAATATTAGGCTGGGTCTTGCTTCTGATGGCTTCAACCCCTTTGGCATGCAAAATGTTACATACACCACATGGCCTGTTATCCTCATCCCTTACAATTTGCCTCCTTGGTTGTTTGAGAAACAACCTTATTGGATTATGTCGATGTTGATTCCTAGTCCAAAATCTCTTGGAATGAATATTGATGTATATTTGAGGCCCCTCATTGATGAGCTAAAGGATCTTTGGGAAAAGGGAATTGATACATGGGATGACAAG AAATTGTTACCCTTAGTCGTCAGAAAGATTTTGCCCAAAGAAGTTGTCATGCCATTGATTCAGCTTAGTAGGTTCTTCAGTGCACTTTGTTCGAAGGAGCTGGTGGAAGAAGATCTTGACAAACTTAGCAGTTCAATTAAAGAGACTCTTTGCCAGCTTGAGATGGTATTCCCACCTGCACTTTTTGATATCATGATTCATTTGTCGGTTCATCTAGCTGAAGAGGCTAAACTTGGAGGGCCCATGTGTTATAGATGGATGTATCCAATTGAGAGGTGTCTACGTACTGTTAAAGGCTatgtgagaaacaaggcgcaccCAAAAGGTTCAATAGCCGAGGGATACATAGCCAAGGAGTGCCTTACATTTTGCTCTAGATTCTTGGACGTCGACACCAAGCTAAATCATGCTTATCATCATGAAAGTACAATAGTGAATGAGCTGCCATCTGGTCTGAGC ATCACCAAACTATACAGGAAAGGTGAAGCAAGTGAACTTATGTATGACCTTTCTCAAGGACCAGACCATCGAGCTTGTGTGTTCAATAGATGCTACATCAATAACTGGCTATTTCGAACGACTACCATTGAGAGAAACCTCATCACACAAAATAGTGGTGTGCTTGTGAGGGGTGATGGTACTACTAACAACATGACCTGGTATGGAGTGATTAGAAGAATGATCTCACTCGAGTTCCCTGCACAAAAAGAAGTTTTATTGTTTCAGTGTGATTGGTATGATGTGCCGGCTGCCAGTACTAGCAGAAGTAGAGGATACAGTAGGGATAAATATGGTGTTATCGATATCGATACTTGTAGGTTTAGATATTCAAATAAACCTTACATTCTGGCAACACAGGCCGAACCAGTGTTTTTTGTCAACCTCGTGAACAAGCCAGGATGGTCTAGTGTTGTTGCGGTGAGACCAAGAAATTTGTTTGCCATGCCAGAAGCAGAAAATGAGGGTGACATGGAAGTTGATCTACTTGATGTGGGAATCCAAGACATGAATCTATTAGGCCCAAATGAGGATTTGTCAAATTGGACAAGACCAGACAAGGAAGGCACAACTGGTGATGCCTCTATTATTAATCAAGTGCGTGGCGAAGCAGTTCTCAAACCAGATGATGCGATCttacttgatgatgatgatgacgaagaTGACACCAACATTGACGATGGAGTTGTTGCACCAGTTGTGGTAGAAAGCATAGAAGATGATTTCTTTGTTTAA